The genome window CCGGAAAAAACCTCGCCCTATGAGTTCTTCCAGTATTGGCGTAATGTAAATGATGCCGATGTAATCAAGTGCATGAAGATGCTTACATTTATGTCTCTTGAAGAAATCGCACAGTATGAAAATGCCCAGGGAAGCGAAATCAACAAGGCGAAGGAAGTACTGGCGTATGAGCTTACCAAGCTCGTTCACGGGGCTGAGGAAGCAGATAAGGCACTGGCGGCGGCGCGTGCTTTGTTTGAAAACGGTGGCATTTCCGAGGATATGCCTACAACTGAGCTCACGCAGGATGATTTTGTTGATGGTGCTGTAAGAGTTACCGATATCCTTGTAAAAGCAAAGCTTGCTCCCTCGAAAGGGGAGGCAAAGCGCCTTATTACTCAAGGCGGTATTGCGGTTAACGATAAAAAGGTTGAAACTTTTGATGCGGTAATAACCGAGGCGGAATTTGACGGTGATGTCATAATCAAAAAGGGTAAAAAAATATATCACAAGATAGTCAAAGCTTGATTGTTTATTGTGACGATAATATCCAGAGCGGTTTGTGCTTTTTGTACAAACTGCTCTGTTTTTATATAAAAATGGCGTGAGTTTAAGTGAAAATGGCTTATGAATTTGTCAAAAATAATTATTTTAAAAGGTAAAAAGATTGACAATTTGGTTTTTATATGCTATAATATTCGTACATTTTCATAAGGAGGATAATATGAAAAAACATCTTTTAACAGCATTGGCTGTTGTTTGCCTCGCAGTGATTCTTTGCCTTGGCGCAACAGCTTCAGAGGCAGTTTATGAAATCATGCCCTCTGTTTTCAACCAGGTGTTCCAGGGCGGAAACGACTGCGTTTTCATCTATAACGAGGATCATATGGTTGTTGTTTCCAAAAACGGTCCTGGTGAGACTGAAAAATCTAATGGTGACGTTTACGGCACCTCTAAACCCGAAGTTCCTTTTGATGGTGACAAGTATCAGTGGATTAAATTGAGAATCCGTAACCGCAGTGCGGCTGAGGTTTTTGAGTTCCATTTTGTTTCCGATGGAACAGGCGGCAAGCTTGTTGCAGATTCCTGCACACATTTCCCCATAACTGCAAACGACACCGAATTCAAGGAATACATATTCAACATTCCTGAGTGTAATATGTCTTCTCAGAATGTCAATGCAGATGTAAAGCTCGAAAAGTCTGTTTGGAGCGGTAAAATTTCTACCCTTCGTTATGACTTTATGTGGATTGCCGAGCCCTCCGGTCAGGTTCCCACAGGCTCTGAAATGGATGTTCAGTACATAGGTTTCTTTGAATCGGAAGAAGCTGCGAAGGCTCATACTTTTGTCAGTGATGCCGATCAGCCTAATGATGGCGACTGGGATAAGACGTATGCATGGGTTTACAATACAGCTGCGTCCAATAACTTTGCAATGGCAGGTATTGACAGTGCGGTTGAGTTTGGTGCAATTAAAGTACTGCCTACCAACAGCGACCCCATGATGACCATCAACTTCCCCGAAGGTGAAGGTCCTGACACCTCTGATTATCGCTATGTTGCAATAAGAATGAGCTCCGTTTCCGAGGTTTCTAACGGCGCACTGTTTGTAGGTACTACAAATAAGCCTACACTCTCCGGAGAAGGTCATAACTCCTTTGCTCTTACCAATAATGGTGAGTGGCAGAGAATAATTCTGGATATGCAGACTTACAATAAGTATTGGGCAGAAGGCGGTATGCTTACAATTCTCCGTCTTGACCCCATTAACGGTAATGATACCAATGCGGTTATCTATGTTGAACGTCTCGGCATATTCAAAAATGTCATTGACGCAAATAACTTCCTCAGTGAAGAAATCGACAAGTATGGCGAAACTCATTTCTATGGTGAAACCCACAGAGCAATCGTTCCCTCAGGCGTTCTTTCCGATGGCTTTGATAAAGCACAGTACATGCTTTCTGCGGATGAAGTGCTCAAGAGCGAAGATGGTAAGCTTCCTGTAGTTTACTTTACTGATGCTTCCGGCAACAGTTCTGTTGTGCCTCTCTGCTATACCAACCCTGTTGGTTACACCAGATATATCGCTAAGAAGGCAGGTACTTACACTGTCGCTTTCAATAATAAGGAGTATTCTGATATCGCAGGTCACTGGGGCGAAGGATATATAGATTTCGTTTCCGAAAGAGCACTGTTCGGCGGTACTTCTCCCACCGAATTCTCTCCCGAAGACACCATGACACGCGGTATGTTTGTAACCGTTCTTGGCCGTATGCATGGTGTAGATACCTCTGCTTATGACGGAAACACCGGCTACGCAGATGTTCCTGCAACCGAGTATTATGCACCCTATATTCAGTGGGCTAAGGAAATCGGAATTTTCGCTCCCGTAAGCGAAACCGAATTTGCACCTGAATCTCCCATCACCCGTGAAGTTATGGCGGTTGTAATTGCAAACTACGTAAAAGCTTTCGACTACAAGTTTGTTTCCAACGCTGAACCTATCGTGTTCAATGATATCACATCTCTTTCCGCTGACAGCGTTGCCGCTATCGAAGCCGCACAGAAGGCAGGTATTATAAACGGCAAGGGCAATGGCATATTTGACCCCGCGGGCATTTCTACCCGTGCAGAAGTTGCCACTGTTATGCAGAGAGTTATCAAGGGCATTCTTGGTATTCCCACTTATAACAATCCCTACGGCGAAGGCTATCACACCCGTGATCGTATCCGTGTCGGTATCTGGAACTTCAATGCTAACAAGTTCAACAGTGATGAAGCATTCAAGCTTGCTGCTGACCTCGGTGTAGACTATGTTGTCAATGCCCCCAGCACAAGCGTTCCTTACATCCGCGAAAGCTTCCTCAACCTCGCCGATAAATACGGTATGGAAGTTAACTTGGATCTCGTCGGAAATCTTTATAATGACCCCAATGCTGAAGACGATGTATTTAATGATGCGAGCGACTACAATCCTCTCGAAATGACTTCCGATTACTATGAACATCCTTCTTTCGGCGGTCACTACATCATCGACGAGCCCGGTATGGTTGATTACGAGCGTTTTGCAGAGATTTGTAATGAGTATACCGAAATGCTTCCCGATAAGCGTCCTTTCATCAACCTGCTTCCTATGTATGCAAGTGATGCACAGCTTCAGTACGGCGCTAACGTTCAGTCCATCCAGTACTACGATAATACCGGTGACATCTATAAGAGATACTGTGACTCCTTCAATGCGACACACAATGTTGACTACATTTGTACCGATATTTATCCTCTCAGCTGGGCTTCCGGTATTAAGACTACCTACAAAGATTATGTTGAGTCTATCAATATAATTGCAACCTCCGCACGCGAGTTCGGAAGAGAATTCTTCTGCTGCATCCAGACCTTTGACTGGACAAGCAGTAATAGCAAACGCGATCCTTCCGAGGAAGAATTCCGTTGGCAGACTTATGCTATGCTGTCCTTTGGTTGTACCGGTATTCTCCTTTGGACATACTGGTCCGGTAATGACGATAGCCCCGCTGTTGTTTACAACGACGGAACTCCCACCTACAACTATGATGCTGCTAAGCCTGTAATGTGGGAAATAAGAAGACTTTCCGATACCTTTATTAAGTATAAGAATGTTGGCGCGTTTACTCACAACTGCACCGAGGCAACACCTTATCTGAAGATGTCCGGAGAGTACGAGAACTTCGACATTATTTCCAATATTGATTGTAAGGATCCTCTGCTTGTTGGATGCTTCGAATCAAAGGAAACCGACGGCTATGCATTTACACTGGTTAACATGATTGAATGGCAGAACATGACTTCTACCACTGTTAACTTTACTCTCTCCGATACCACAAAGACAGTTACCGTTTATGACAATGATGAACCTCAGGTTATCACCGCTGTTAACGGCGTATACACTGTTGTGCTTGGCGACGGACAGGGCGTATTCGTAACCGTAGAATAATAAATACTGGCAAAAAATAACGGACTCATTTGAGTCCGTTATTTTTTACGCAATGATTTTAAATATTCCTTTTTTTCGCTGTCGATACGAAAGCTTTCAATTGCTTTTTGTATGGTTTTGTTGTGTGTCCACCCGTCAAGATGTTGACTTTTCAAATAATGGATGGTAAAGTTATATTGCTTTGCCAACGCGGTCGCAAAATACCAGGCTCTTGCCATATTTACGTAGTATTGCTGTGAAGTTATATTTGCAACTAATTCTAAGTGCGCAGGTGAAAAACTGTCATTTGATAAAAAATTCATAAGCGTTTTAATGCCAAACCGCACCGCGTATGTTTTATCTGTGTTTATCCACTCACATATCTTGGCATATAATTCGTCGGTGTAACTTTTGAGAACCTTCGGCGAAATAAGGTCGCAGGTTGCCCAGTTGTCAACATACGGTAGAAATTTGTCTAAAAGCTGAACGGTTTCATGATAATCACCGTTATACTCGATTAATATGCCGTGTAGATTGTTTTCCTCGTAGTAAAAGTGGGGAAGGGTGTTAATAAAGAGTTTTGCTTCGGTACTGCCACATATTTGAACAGCATATTTACGTAAAACCGGAATTCTTATACCAATAATTCTGTCTGTTTCGATTTCCGGCATCAGTGAGGAATGAAAGCGCTTGTAGTCAGCGTCTGCAAATGATAATAGGGTGGAGGTAATGCTTTGTTTAGTCATATCAATTCACCAAAAAAGAGAAACCCAAGGAAAATCCGAGGGTTTCTCTGAATTAATGTAAGTCCTGATGAAGTATCTGATTATTTCAGTTCAACAGAAGCGCCTGCAGCGGTGAGCTTAGCCTTGAGATCTTCAGCTTCAGCCTTGGGAGCGCCTTCCTTGATTGCCTTAGGAGTAGCTTCAACAAGGTCCTTAGCTTCCTTCAGACCGAGACCGGTGATTTCGCGAACAACCTTGATAACGTCGAGCTTCTTGTCGCCTGCAGCGGTAAGAACTACGTCGAATTCAGTCTTTTCTTCAGCTGCTGCTGCGCCGCCTGCTACGGGAGCTGCTGCAACTGCAACGGGAGCTGCTGCGGAAACGCCGAATACTTCTTCGAGTTCCTTAACGAGTTCAGAGAGTTCGAGAACGGTTAAACCTTTAATTTCTTCAATGAGAGCAAGTGTCTTTTCAGATGCCATTTTAGTATCCTCCGTAAATTAAATATAAATTATTTTTTAAACTAATGTCTTGTGGCTTGATTTAAGCCTGTTTGTCTGCGATAGCTTTAAGAACACAAGCCAGACCGCGAATGTTGCCGTTGAGAACGGTAACGAGACCGGAAAGGGGAGCGTTCATGCTGCCCAGCACTTTTGCAACGAGAACTTCTTTCGAGGGAAGCGAAGCCAGGTTGTTAACTTCTGCAACGGAAATTACCTTTCCGTCAACAAAACCACCTTTGATTACAAAATCATCATGGTCTTTTGCAAATTCCGACATAACCTTAGCGGGAGCAACTGCATCGTCTTTAGAAAAAGCAAAAGCAGTCATGCCGTTGAGCTGATCGTTAAGTTCGGAGTAATTTGTAGCGTTAAAAACAAAACGAAGCATGGTGTTTTTGATAACAGCGTACTCAACGCCTGCCTTACGGCAATCAGCACGGAGCTTGGTGTCGTCTTCAACGTTTGTCTTATAGTAGTTAACTATAACACCTGCGGAAGCCTCGGAAACTTTCTGTACCAGAGCTTCTACATCTTTTTTCTTCTGTTCAAGAATAGCTGCACTTGGCATAATATTTCACCTCCTATAAAAAATGAGAAAAAATAATGCTCTTTTACCTAACCGATAAAAGAGCATAAAAATATCACAAGTATAAATGCAACATTAATAAAGCATCTTTCCTCGGTAGGCGGCAGTGCCATTATAATTTCTTACCTACTGTCTTAGGATTGACTTACATCAACTCTGACATTATACCACGGTATTTCAATTTTGTCAATAGTTTTACGAAAAAAATCAAAAAAATTTTTTTCTATTTCAAAAAATACTTGATTTGCACGAAAAACTATTATATAATATACACTGTATTAGTATTTAAGTTTGATTGAAAAAAGTTAAAGGAGATATAAAATTATGAAAAAGCAGCACATCAACACAAAATGCGTTCAGGAAGGATATAAACCCAAAAACGGCGAACCTCGTGTATTGCCGCTTTATCAGTCCACAACATTTAAATATGACAGTGCAGAGCACGTCGGAGATCTTTTCGATCTTAAGGCAGCTGGTCATATGTATACCAGAATTTCAAATCCCACTCTCGAGTGTGTAGAAAACAAAATAGCAGCTCTTGAAGGCGGCGTGGGAGCGATGCTTACAGCTTCAGGTATGTCTGCTATACTCATTTGTATTCTTAATGTTGCCAAGAGCGGCGACAGCATTATTTCTACAACTGCTATTTATGGTGGTACGGTAACACTTCTCACCGCTGAACTTTCACGCCTTAATATTGAAGTTATATTTGTTGATCCTGATATTTCCGAACAGGAGCTTAATGCGAAAATCAAGCCAAACACCAGAATGATTTTCGGTGAAACGATTGCCAACCCGGCGCTTACTGTGCTTGACATAGAAAAATTTGCAAAAGTTGCACATGCAAACGGCATTCCGCTGATGCTGGATAATACTTTCCCTACACCTGTTCTTTGCCGTCCCATCGAGTTTGGTTGTGATGTAGTTATTCACTCCACCACCAAATATATGGACGGTCATGCCTCTGCATTGGGCGGTTGCATTGTCGACAGCGGAAAGTTCAACTGGAAAAACGGCAAATTTCCCGAATTTACAGAGCCCAACCAGGCATATCACGGTGTGGTCTTTGCAGAAGATTTCGGAGAATCCGCATTTATTGCAAAAGCAAGAACGGTTCTTATGCGTGATTTCGGTGTGGCTGCAAGCCCGTTTAATGCGTATATTCTCAATCTTGGACTTGAAACACTTGCTCTGCGTATGCAGCGTCACTGCGAAAATGCTGTAAAAGTCGCAAAATATCTCGAATCCAAAATTAAAGAAGGCAAGATTTCATGGATCAATTATCCCGGCATTGAAAGCAGTAAGGATTATGAACTTGCCAAGAAGTATATGCTTACCGAGGATGGTGAGTTTATAGGTGCGGCAGGTGTAATTTCCTTTGGTGTTGCGGGAGGAAGAGAAAAGGCAATGCAGTTTATGAATAAGCTTAAGCTTGCCGCTATCGTTGTTCATGTTGCCGATATCAGAACCTCCGCACTTCATCCTGCCAGCATGACACACCGCCAGCTTACCGACGAACAGCTTGTTGCTGCAGGAATCACCCCGGACCTTATTCGTTTCTCGGTTGGTATTGAAAACGCAGATGATATAATAGCTGATATCGAACAGGCACTCAACTAAAATAACAAGAGGTGTCATAATGAAAAAAGTACTTTCTTTGCTGTTTTTCATTGTTTTACTTGCATTATCAATGTCATTTGCCGCTGTTGCCCAACAGCAGATGGCACCCGCGCTTATATACAGATTTGACACGCAGGATGCGGTGGATAGCTTTAAAAACGGCTATTCATCCGCAGAGGTCAGCTTTGAGAATTCTACTCTAAAAGCGGTTGTAAAAGCCGGCACTACCTGTGACCCGTACGTAACTCACAGCTTTTCGGGTGACAATTCCTATGCCGATGATTACCGCTATCTGAAATACCGCTTCAAGACTACCGCTCAGCCAACAATGTACTGCTACGAGTTTTATTATAAAACCGAGAAGTTTACAACGATGGGTGAGAAGAACACTTATGTCCGCAGAGCGCTTACCGGCAGTGAAGATTGGCAGGAAGTGATTGTGGATATGAAAGAGCTTGGTGGCGAGCTGTGGGGCGGTAAGCTGGAAATTTTGAGGTTTGACCCACTGGAAGCCCACGACCGTTCAAAATTTAATGCAGGTGACACCGTATATGTGGAATATATTGCACTGTTTGCCACAATGGCGGAAGCGCAGGCTTATAACGGTGAATCCGCGGACGAATGGGTCTGCCCTGAGGGAATTGAGCCCGAAACCGACATAGCTCCCGCCGATGACTCCGATTATATAGTTTGGGAATTTGAAACCGAACAGGAAGTCGAGAAATGGTTGCCTGCGGGCATTGAAATTAACAAGAATAAAACCCATCAAATCGTAGGTCTTTCCAACGGCATTCTCGGTCTCTGGGATGATGACGATAATTTTTTCTTTAAATACACTCTTCCCGAGAATGAGCGGTTTACTCTCTCAAAATTCCCGTTTGTAAAAATCAGATACCGTCAGAGCCATGCTTCCGGCGTAGATATGCAGATATATTTCTGGAACACCCTTCAAAGCGGCAACCCATATATCAATGTCAGAGCTGAAAATGCTCTGGATTGGGAAACTGTCACATTGAATTACTCTGCCGGCACAGGTGCGGGAATGGTATCGGGATTCACCTGGGATGGTGTGCTTACCTCGCTTAGATTTGACCCTATGCGCGAATTCAAGCAGAACAATCCACGTGAATTCTATATTGACTACATAGGCTTTTTTAAAACAGAAAATGACGCTAATGCTTACGCAGCGGACCGAAATACCGAGTTTGGCAAGGATGCGATTTCCGTTTTGAGATACAATAAGCAGAGAGTTGTAATTCCCGCCAATTCTAAAGAAAAGTATTTCGATGCTTTTCAATATGTTGTTCCGTATGACGATGTGAATTTGGCCGATTTCAACAAAACCGTAAACGCAGAGGGAATACCGCTTCCCATAAGCTATTACAACGGCAAAATGGTCTCATTTATGTCGCAAGGTAAAGGAGAGCTTACATATTCCCCGCGGAGTATTTCCTTTGGTGACATTGAGAACCACTGGGGCGAAAATGATATAAGCATTGCAGCTTTGAACGGTTTGTTCAACGGTACTTCTGAAAACGAGTTTTCACCCGATATGCCACTCAGTCGCGGCATGTTTATCACTGTCCTGGGTAGATTTGCAGGTGTGGATGCCGCTAACTATATGAACATGCAGAAGTTCTCGGATGTTAACAGTGGAGAATATTATGCACCTTACATCTGTTGGGCGGCAGAGCAGGGAATAATCGAATCCTCCGACCGCTTCTGCCCCGAGGAAGCAATCACACGTAAACAGATGGCATGTATAACGGATGCATTCATGAAGAAGAGCGGATACCTGTTTGACAGTGCACTTTTTTCAGAGTGTAATTTTGACGATATTTCCGCGCTTACACAGCAGGAAAAAAATGCAGTTGTAAGTATTGCCGAGGCGGGCATCATTAAAGGCAAAAATAACAGCAAATTTGACCCCGACGGAAAACTTACACGTGCCGAAGCTTGTACCGTCTTTGTTCGTCTTACCAAGTCTCTGCTTCATATTTCGGCGGTCAAGGATTATGTTCGTTACAATGCGGCTGAGATGACCGTTCCGTACTGGAAAGGTGACAAGGTATATTATGAATCATTCCTCCCGACACGCGAAAAAGAGGGTGAGGAGATCGAAGTTCAGCTTCTTTATGATATTGACGAGGTTATAAGTCTAAAAAACGGGCTTCTCGATACGGAATATATTTACGGTAAGGACTATACAGTCCGAGACGGAAAGCTTTATATTCCGGTCGACAGCTCTATCGTCTGCATGACCAATAGTGAGCTGCACCCGATTGAAGGCACTTATCTTGACGTTATCAACGGCGGATTCCTTTTTACGGGTGACAGAGGAAAATCCCATTCAAGGCAGTGTGCTGTTACCTACACCCACAGTGACAGCTGGCAAGGGGATTATCCTGTTTCCAATCCCGAAAAACTGACCGGGTTCAAAGAAAAAGTGCGTAATGGCGAAGAGGTTACTATCGCTATGTTCGGCGACAGTATCTCCACCGGATGCGACAGCAGCGGTCTTGAGACAGTAAATCTCCCACCGTTCCTGCCGAAATTTATCGACCTTGTCGCAGAATGCCTTGAAAACGAATACGGCGGAAAGGTTAATGTTATCAATCGCTCAAAGGGCGGTATGTATGCACAGTGGGGTGCGGATAATGTGTCTGAACTGTTCAAGAATGACAGCTTTGATTTGTTTGTTATCGCTTTTGGTATGAATGATGGTACACTCAAGGTTGACGGTATTGTGTACCGTGACTATATAGAAGATATAATGAGGGCTGCATGGGTAATAAATCCGGATTGTGAGATTTTGCTTATTTCCACAACCATCCCAAATCCGGCATCCAGCTTTGCAAAATACCTCGACGATGGCACCTCTTATCATGACAGCTATGAACCTTTACTTCAGGATCTTTCTCGTAAATATGGCTCTCAGGCTGAGATATTCAAGCTTACGTCTATGCATAACTATATGCTCACACGAAAAAGATTTGTTGATTTTACTTCCAGTAATATCAACCACCCCAACGATTTTCTTATACGTCTTTATGCTCAGGGTATACTTGAATTGATTAAATAATTTTTCCCGGGTTTTTAAAAACGTAATCAAGAATCAATGTACCGCATATGCACTCACACAGCGAAATAAATAAGTATTCAAATGTTAAAATCATATTTTGACACAGGATATAGTTTTCCAGCGGTGTGAGTGCTTTGGCGGAAGCGATACCATAAAACAGCATAGCTACGGTAGTGAAGAAAATTATATGTAAAAAGCAATTAAGAAATGCTTTTGTTTTAAAATCTGTATTTGAAAAATATTTAAACATTGTTGCACCTCTGTGATGTGGTTATACTACATTATACACTGCGTGTGTTAAAATCATATGTATTTACGTTGAATAAATAAATTTATAAATTTAACATTGTACCACTTGAGGGGGTTGTTCACATGAGGGTTAAGTTTTTACAATACAATATTGCCGCGTGCAGAAACTATGAATTTGATAAAAACAGCAGAACTGTTATCGAGCAGCGTACTTTGGATGCAATACGTGACTTTGATGCCGATATTGTGACCGTTAATGAGATTGACGAAAATACCAAGCGTTCAGGAAATGTTAATCAGCCAAAATTAATTTCCGATGCGCTGGGTTATAATTATTATTTTGCGCCTTCTATTGAACTGGAAGGCGGACATTACGGCATTGCGTTGTTTTCAAAGTATGATATAATTTCAGCACAAATGATAAGAATTCCTGACTGCTTTGACTGCACGGGAAGATTGTTGGAAAGGCGTGTTATTATTTCCGCGGTTCTTGATGTTGAGGGAAGACAGTTGCGCGTTATGATGTCACATTACGGACTTAGTCCGGCTGAACAGGAAAATGCGGTGGAATGCACTCTCAAAGAGCTTGAAAACAGTGCACTTCCCACGATTTTCAGCGGGGATTTGAATATGAAACCCGACAATCCGCTTATCAAAAAGCTTTCGCTGCATTTGAACGACAGTGCCACTTTGTTTAAAACCCTTCCAATAACTTACCCGTCTTGGGGAGAGGATGACTGTTGTGATACATTGGGGAAAAAGATTGACTACATATTTGCAAAAGGTGAAATTAAAGCCGAAAATGTTTTAGTTCCACAGGTGCGAGTTTCGGACCATCTGCCTTATTATTGTGAGCTTTCCTTTTGAATTCGGAGGATTTTTGTGAAATTTAAGTTTGTAATTCCGTTTTTGATTTTAATTTGTGTGTGTTTTGCTTCAGCTGCTGATAATGAATGGGCGTTTGACACCATGGATAAGCTTTTACAGTGGACTTCAGATTCGGATATGCTGCAATTCGATATTAAAAACGGAAAATGTGAATTTATCCCCATGGGTAACAAACCGTATATTTCCAGAAGCTTTGGAAAAACTGATATGGATGTTGCTGATTATAAATATGCCGCGGTGCGTGTTAGTTGCGATTCGGCAGGCTGCACCCTGAGATTCATTATTGAAACTACCGAGGCTGAATATCAGAGTGAATTGCCGATCGGCAGTGGCGGTGAGTGGGAAAATGTTGTTTTTAATACTGAACTTAAAGGAACGCTTAATAAAATAACATTGTATTTTTTGCGTTCCGATGGTGTGCATGGTGATGCACATATT of Oscillospiraceae bacterium contains these proteins:
- a CDS encoding 50S ribosomal protein L7/L12, with the protein product MASEKTLALIEEIKGLTVLELSELVKELEEVFGVSAAAPVAVAAAPVAGGAAAAEEKTEFDVVLTAAGDKKLDVIKVVREITGLGLKEAKDLVEATPKAIKEGAPKAEAEDLKAKLTAAGASVELK
- a CDS encoding DNA alkylation repair protein, whose translation is MTKQSITSTLLSFADADYKRFHSSLMPEIETDRIIGIRIPVLRKYAVQICGSTEAKLFINTLPHFYYEENNLHGILIEYNGDYHETVQLLDKFLPYVDNWATCDLISPKVLKSYTDELYAKICEWINTDKTYAVRFGIKTLMNFLSNDSFSPAHLELVANITSQQYYVNMARAWYFATALAKQYNFTIHYLKSQHLDGWTHNKTIQKAIESFRIDSEKKEYLKSLRKK
- a CDS encoding 50S ribosomal protein L10, producing the protein MPSAAILEQKKKDVEALVQKVSEASAGVIVNYYKTNVEDDTKLRADCRKAGVEYAVIKNTMLRFVFNATNYSELNDQLNGMTAFAFSKDDAVAPAKVMSEFAKDHDDFVIKGGFVDGKVISVAEVNNLASLPSKEVLVAKVLGSMNAPLSGLVTVLNGNIRGLACVLKAIADKQA
- a CDS encoding aminotransferase class V-fold PLP-dependent enzyme, translating into MKKQHINTKCVQEGYKPKNGEPRVLPLYQSTTFKYDSAEHVGDLFDLKAAGHMYTRISNPTLECVENKIAALEGGVGAMLTASGMSAILICILNVAKSGDSIISTTAIYGGTVTLLTAELSRLNIEVIFVDPDISEQELNAKIKPNTRMIFGETIANPALTVLDIEKFAKVAHANGIPLMLDNTFPTPVLCRPIEFGCDVVIHSTTKYMDGHASALGGCIVDSGKFNWKNGKFPEFTEPNQAYHGVVFAEDFGESAFIAKARTVLMRDFGVAASPFNAYILNLGLETLALRMQRHCENAVKVAKYLESKIKEGKISWINYPGIESSKDYELAKKYMLTEDGEFIGAAGVISFGVAGGREKAMQFMNKLKLAAIVVHVADIRTSALHPASMTHRQLTDEQLVAAGITPDLIRFSVGIENADDIIADIEQALN